A stretch of the Procambarus clarkii isolate CNS0578487 chromosome 47, FALCON_Pclarkii_2.0, whole genome shotgun sequence genome encodes the following:
- the LOC138350730 gene encoding uncharacterized protein C3orf38 homolog, whose translation MNQMDIYNGEAVGIEKLGNDEEMKVNEEGVEDEKGDEEGGEDEDKKVTEEEDEDIKIFYGGCEGPNSTYIKLISCDDHEFIIKRKDAFASNLIQAMMSENGEAMAALPSMGRDPKYGKRRRPLLVKSTIIGVSVLYSFLYVMNLINSPYEANVRDLLKTLSPEDIRCLAQTSTGNRLPPKSSHDAINIILIYTSDLKRLFSYRRLTAQNLFNYLYKNQVPSMPFAKKMELSDEFIQKFCKWYFRMINRLQPECFHLPGDTFRGDIFYDNSYTDIYLIGQSNSERHAFGGGNTFQLLKQTFQEYKIQFSPNLENGIQAYQSNFGMVKISCCGTIHIRNSCVGIFEQEMGMVCSPNDHVWKIMYIKINLKHASTHKPPSLPPSLPPCQVFEIKI comes from the exons atgaaccaaatggatatttataatggggaagcagttggcattgagaaattgggaaatgatgaagagatgaaagTAAATGAAGAAGGAGTTGAAGatgaaaagggagatgaagaagggggagaagatgaagataaaaaggtaactgaagaggaagatgaagatataaag ATTTTCTATGGTGGATGTGAAGGTCCTAATTCCACATACATCAAGTTAATATCTTGTGATGACCATGAATTCATCATTAAAAGGAAAGATGCCTTCGCCTCAAATTTAATTCAAGCTATGATGTCAG AGAATGGAGAAGCGATGGCAGCGCTGCCATCTATGGGCCGTGACCCAAAGTACGGAAAAAGAAGGcgccctcttctggtcaaaagtacAATTATTGGTGTCAGTG TGTTGTATTCCTTCCTATATGTTATGAACCTCATAAATTCCCCTTATGAAGCCAATGTACGTGATTTGTTAAAAACACTGAGCCCTGAAGATATTAGGTGTCTGGCTCAGACATCAACAGGTAATCGCCTTCCACCTAAAAGTTCTCATGATGCCATTAACATCATCTTAATTTATACCTCAGACTTGAAACGCTTGTTTTCTTATCGACGTCTTACTGCACAAAATCTTTTTAACTACCTCTATAAAAATCAAGTACCATCAATGCCTTTTGCTAAGAAAATGGAATTG agtgacgagtttatacaaaaattttgtaagtggtattttagaatgattaatcgtttgcaaccagagtgtttccacctacccggagatacttttcgaggtgatattttttatgacaacagttacactgatatttacttaattggccagtcaaatagtgagagacatgcttttggaggaggaaatactttccaacttttaaaacaaacatttcaagagtataagattcagtttagtcctaatttagaaaatggaatacaagcttatcaatccaattttggtatggtcaaaatcagttgttgtggcaccatacatatccgaaactcatgtgtgggaatttttgaacaagaaatgggtatggtatgcagtccaaatgatcatgtatggaagataatgtatataaagataaatttaaaacatgctAGTACACATAAACCTCCAAGTCTACCTCCAAGTCTACCTCCATGTCAagtgtttgaaattaaaatttga